A DNA window from Streptomyces bacillaris contains the following coding sequences:
- the mmsA gene encoding CoA-acylating methylmalonate-semialdehyde dehydrogenase: MTKTVNHWIGGKTVEGTSGAYGPVTDPATGEVTTQVALASVEEADAAVAAAKAAYATWGTSSLAQRTAVLFRYRALLDARRDDIAALITAEHGKVHSDALGEVARGLEIVELACGITTQLKGELSTQVSNRVDVSSIRQSLGVVAGITPFNFPAMVPMWMFPLAIACGNTFVLKPSEKDPSAANLLAELAAEAGLPDGVLNVVHGDKVAVDALLNHPDVAAVSFVGSTPIARYIHATASANGKRVQALGGAKNHMLVLPDADLDAAADAAVSAAYGSAGERCMAISAVVAVGAIGDELVAKIRERAEKIKIGPGNDPTSEMGPLITAAHRDKVASYVTGAAAQGAEVVLDGTGHTVEGFENGHWIGLSLLDKVSTDSDAYKDEIFGPVLCVLRVDTYEEGVALMNASPFGNGTAIFTRDGGAARRFQLEIQAGMVGVNVPIPVPVGYHSFGGWKDSLFGDHHIYGNDGVHFYTRGKVTTTRWPDPADAPAGVDLGFPRNH, encoded by the coding sequence ATGACGAAGACCGTCAACCACTGGATCGGCGGCAAGACAGTGGAGGGCACGTCGGGCGCGTACGGTCCGGTCACCGACCCGGCCACCGGCGAGGTCACCACGCAGGTGGCGCTGGCCTCGGTCGAGGAGGCCGACGCGGCCGTGGCGGCGGCGAAGGCCGCGTACGCCACCTGGGGCACCTCCTCGCTCGCCCAGCGCACCGCCGTCCTCTTCCGCTACCGCGCGCTCCTGGACGCCCGCCGCGACGACATCGCCGCGCTGATCACCGCCGAGCACGGCAAGGTGCACTCGGACGCGCTGGGCGAGGTCGCCCGGGGGCTGGAGATCGTCGAGCTGGCGTGCGGGATCACCACGCAGCTCAAGGGCGAGCTGTCCACGCAGGTCTCCAACCGGGTCGACGTCTCCTCGATCCGCCAGTCGCTGGGCGTGGTCGCGGGCATCACCCCGTTCAACTTCCCGGCCATGGTGCCGATGTGGATGTTCCCGCTGGCGATCGCGTGCGGCAACACGTTCGTGCTGAAGCCGAGCGAGAAGGACCCGTCGGCCGCCAACCTGCTGGCCGAGCTGGCGGCGGAGGCGGGGCTTCCGGACGGTGTGCTCAACGTCGTCCACGGGGACAAGGTCGCGGTGGACGCGCTCCTGAACCACCCCGACGTGGCCGCCGTCTCCTTCGTCGGCTCCACCCCCATCGCCCGCTACATCCACGCCACCGCCTCCGCCAACGGCAAGCGCGTCCAGGCCCTCGGCGGCGCCAAGAACCACATGCTGGTCCTCCCGGACGCCGACCTGGACGCGGCGGCGGACGCGGCGGTCTCGGCGGCGTACGGCTCCGCCGGTGAGCGCTGCATGGCGATCTCGGCGGTCGTGGCGGTCGGCGCGATCGGGGACGAACTGGTCGCCAAGATCCGCGAGCGGGCCGAGAAGATCAAGATCGGCCCCGGCAACGACCCCACCTCCGAGATGGGCCCCCTGATCACCGCCGCCCACCGCGACAAGGTCGCCTCGTACGTCACGGGCGCCGCCGCCCAGGGCGCGGAGGTCGTCCTCGACGGCACGGGCCACACGGTGGAGGGCTTCGAGAACGGCCACTGGATCGGCCTCTCCCTCCTGGACAAGGTCTCCACCGACTCCGACGCGTACAAGGACGAGATCTTCGGCCCGGTCCTGTGCGTGCTCCGCGTGGACACGTACGAGGAGGGCGTCGCCCTCATGAACGCCTCGCCGTTCGGCAACGGCACCGCGATCTTCACCCGCGACGGCGGAGCGGCCCGCCGCTTCCAGCTGGAGATCCAGGCGGGCATGGTCGGCGTCAACGTGCCGATCCCGGTCCCGGTGGGCTACCACTCCTTCGGCGGCTGGAAGGACTCGCTCTTCGGCGACCACCACATCTACGGCAACGACGGCGTGCACTTCTACACCCGCGGCAAGGTCACCACCACCCGCTGGCCCGACCCGGCGGACGCCCCGGCCGGCGTCGACCTGGGCTTCCCGCGCAACCACTGA
- a CDS encoding DUF4291 domain-containing protein — MNTPPDPPRHEIRAHQTATTVTVYQAYRPAIGLPAARDGRFPAAWKRDRMTWIKPSFLWMMYRCGWGTKEGQETVLAVEIDRSGLEWALANAELSHYVRGVHPDQATWKRSLRTTPARVQWDPERDLDLNPLPYRSLQLGLSGEASRRYADEWTLSIRDVTPLAREVHAAVRAGDRERAAGLLPVETPLDLPAPRPVLPAEAPVA, encoded by the coding sequence ATGAACACCCCGCCCGACCCGCCCCGCCACGAGATCCGCGCCCACCAGACCGCCACCACGGTCACCGTCTACCAGGCGTACCGCCCCGCCATCGGCCTCCCCGCCGCACGCGACGGACGGTTCCCCGCCGCATGGAAGCGGGACCGGATGACGTGGATCAAGCCCAGCTTTCTCTGGATGATGTACCGCTGCGGCTGGGGCACCAAGGAGGGCCAGGAGACCGTCCTCGCCGTCGAGATCGACCGGAGCGGCCTGGAATGGGCCCTCGCCAACGCCGAACTCTCCCACTACGTACGCGGCGTGCACCCCGACCAGGCCACCTGGAAGCGCAGCCTCCGCACCACCCCCGCCCGGGTCCAGTGGGACCCCGAACGCGACCTGGACCTGAACCCCCTCCCGTACCGCTCCCTGCAACTCGGCCTGAGCGGTGAGGCGTCCCGCCGGTACGCGGACGAGTGGACCCTCTCCATCCGCGACGTCACCCCGCTCGCCCGTGAGGTCCACGCGGCGGTCCGCGCGGGCGACCGCGAGCGCGCGGCCGGTCTCCTGCCGGTGGAGACCCCGCTCGACCTGCCCGCACCGCGCCCGGTCCTCCCCGCCGAAGCCCCCGTGGCCTGA
- the iolD gene encoding 3D-(3,5/4)-trihydroxycyclohexane-1,2-dione acylhydrolase (decyclizing): MTPTSPETPTSAETPTSPASTTRTRSTRRLTTAQALVAFLARQYTERDGRRHRLISATWGIFGHGNVGGIGQALVEAGNGHGNGDANAYGNTNAHSDGNAHSHSDWNANGNSDGNRNGTGGRTAPRMPYLQGRNEQAMVHAAVGYARQSGRLSAHAVTTSIGPGATNLVTGAALATINHLPVLLLPGDTFATRPADPVLQQLEVPYAGDVSVNDCLRPVSRYFDRVTRPEALIPAALQAMRVLADPAETGAVTLALPQDVQAEAYDWPEEFFAERVWPVRRPAPDATELEAAVRAVRSARRPLIVAGGGVRHSGAEETLAAFTAATRIPVASTQAGKGSLRHDHPADVGGIGHTGTATAGELARTADLVIGVGTRYTDFTTASGTLFENPAVRFLNLNITGFDAHKLAALPLVADARTGLEALTSALAGRGYRVDPAYETEYTGAKEAWEERVEASFATPDPTARPTQTQVLGLLDTLVTEEDILINAAGSLPGDLHKLWRARSRDQYHVEYGYSCMGYEIPAAIGVLLATEARTRPRPVWALVGDGTYLMNPTEIVTAVQENLPLKLVILQNHGYASIGGLSEAVGGERFGTAYRHRAPDGGFTGPPLPVDLAANAASLGLHVLRATTVDDLRKALAEARDAEGPTCVYVETETPDTVSGPPPAQAWWDVPVAETASRPAAVKAREEYDRQVAARRRHL; this comes from the coding sequence TTGACCCCGACAAGCCCCGAGACCCCGACGAGTGCCGAGACCCCGACGAGTCCCGCGAGCACCACGCGCACGCGCTCCACCCGCCGCCTGACCACCGCTCAGGCCCTGGTCGCCTTCCTCGCCCGGCAGTACACCGAGCGTGACGGCCGCCGCCACCGCCTGATCAGCGCCACGTGGGGCATCTTCGGCCACGGCAACGTCGGGGGCATCGGCCAGGCGCTCGTGGAGGCGGGCAACGGCCACGGCAACGGGGACGCCAACGCCTACGGCAACACCAACGCCCACAGCGACGGGAACGCCCACAGCCACAGCGACTGGAACGCCAACGGCAACAGCGACGGGAACAGGAACGGCACCGGCGGCCGGACCGCGCCCCGGATGCCGTACCTCCAGGGCCGTAACGAACAGGCCATGGTGCACGCGGCCGTGGGTTACGCCCGGCAGTCCGGCCGGCTCTCCGCCCACGCGGTGACCACCTCCATCGGCCCGGGCGCCACCAACCTCGTCACCGGCGCCGCCCTCGCCACGATCAACCACCTCCCCGTCCTGCTCCTCCCCGGCGACACCTTCGCGACCCGGCCCGCCGACCCCGTACTGCAACAGCTCGAAGTGCCGTACGCGGGTGATGTGTCGGTCAACGACTGCCTGCGCCCCGTCTCGCGCTACTTCGACCGGGTCACCCGCCCGGAGGCGCTGATTCCGGCGGCCCTCCAGGCGATGCGGGTCCTGGCCGACCCCGCCGAGACCGGCGCGGTGACGCTGGCGCTGCCGCAGGACGTGCAGGCGGAGGCGTACGACTGGCCGGAGGAGTTCTTCGCGGAGCGGGTCTGGCCGGTCCGCAGGCCGGCGCCCGACGCGACCGAACTGGAAGCGGCGGTACGGGCGGTGCGCTCCGCCCGCCGCCCCCTGATCGTCGCGGGCGGCGGGGTCCGCCACAGCGGGGCCGAGGAGACCCTCGCCGCGTTCACCGCCGCCACCCGCATCCCGGTCGCCTCCACCCAGGCGGGCAAGGGGTCCCTGCGCCACGACCACCCGGCGGACGTCGGCGGCATCGGCCACACCGGCACCGCCACCGCCGGTGAACTGGCCCGGACCGCCGACCTGGTGATCGGCGTCGGCACCCGCTACACGGACTTCACCACCGCCTCCGGCACCCTCTTCGAGAACCCGGCCGTCCGCTTCCTCAACCTCAACATCACCGGCTTCGACGCCCACAAGCTCGCCGCCCTCCCCCTCGTCGCCGACGCCCGCACCGGCCTGGAGGCGCTCACCAGCGCACTCGCCGGACGGGGTTACCGGGTCGACCCGGCGTACGAGACGGAGTACACCGGCGCGAAGGAGGCGTGGGAGGAGCGGGTCGAGGCGTCCTTCGCCACCCCCGACCCCACCGCGCGCCCCACCCAGACCCAGGTCCTCGGCCTGCTCGACACCCTGGTCACCGAGGAGGACATCCTCATCAACGCCGCGGGCTCGCTCCCCGGCGACCTCCACAAGCTCTGGCGCGCCCGCTCCCGCGACCAGTACCACGTGGAGTACGGCTACTCCTGCATGGGCTACGAGATCCCGGCCGCGATCGGCGTCCTGCTCGCCACGGAAGCCCGTACGCGGCCCCGCCCCGTCTGGGCGCTCGTCGGTGACGGCACGTACCTGATGAACCCCACCGAGATCGTCACCGCCGTCCAGGAGAACCTGCCGCTGAAACTGGTGATCCTCCAGAACCACGGCTACGCCTCCATCGGCGGACTCTCCGAGGCGGTCGGCGGCGAGCGCTTCGGCACGGCCTACCGCCACCGCGCCCCCGACGGCGGCTTCACCGGCCCGCCGCTCCCCGTCGACCTGGCCGCCAACGCGGCCTCCCTCGGCCTGCACGTGCTGCGCGCCACCACCGTCGACGACCTGCGCAAAGCCCTCGCGGAGGCGCGCGACGCCGAGGGCCCCACTTGTGTCTACGTCGAGACCGAAACGCCCGACACTGTGTCGGGCCCCCCTCCGGCACAGGCGTGGTGGGATGTTCCGGTGGCCGAGACCGCGAGCCGACCGGCGGCGGTGAAGGCCCGGGAGGAGTACGACCGGCAGGTCGCCGCCCGACGCCGCCACCTGTGA
- a CDS encoding DUF2283 domain-containing protein, with amino-acid sequence MHVEYDHENDVAYVSLVAHIADGASVRQIIVETPGGNAELNLDFDAAGRLLGIEAVGARAALPAEVLRRAAPGHRAG; translated from the coding sequence ATGCATGTCGAGTACGACCACGAGAACGACGTCGCGTACGTCTCCCTCGTCGCGCACATCGCCGACGGCGCCTCCGTACGGCAGATCATCGTCGAGACCCCCGGCGGGAACGCCGAGTTGAACCTCGACTTCGACGCGGCGGGGCGGCTGCTCGGCATCGAGGCCGTCGGCGCCCGTGCCGCCCTTCCGGCGGAGGTCCTGCGTCGGGCGGCGCCGGGCCACCGGGCCGGGTAG
- the iolB gene encoding 5-deoxy-glucuronate isomerase, which produces MGTHHHEDHQHQDQHEQQEQHEHQDQQEHENHDQDPYPERRAGRHHLPSGSAARGPYVLDIDPKMAGWDRSSLRILELEPGGVHTLVTGDCEWIVLPLTGGCTVHTAGGTFELLGRESVFSGVSDFAYVPRDDRAQISSGAGGRFALAGAKCERRLPARYGPAPEVPVELRGSGTCSRQVNNFAAADTFVCDRLIAVEVLTPGGNWSSYPPHKHDEHVPGEECELEEIYYFEVEGGGLGYHRVSPSHEGGTDVLAEVADGDAVLIPDGWHGPSIAPPGRTLYYLNVMAGPGEERAWLIRDHPDHGWIRDTWRHEPVDARLPLYTAHPQTARPDTAHPSPGPEVTG; this is translated from the coding sequence ATGGGCACGCATCACCACGAGGACCACCAGCACCAGGACCAGCACGAGCAGCAGGAACAACACGAGCACCAGGACCAGCAGGAGCACGAGAACCACGACCAGGACCCGTACCCGGAGCGCCGTGCCGGGCGGCATCATCTGCCCTCCGGCAGTGCCGCGCGCGGGCCCTATGTCCTGGACATCGACCCGAAAATGGCCGGATGGGATCGGTCCAGTCTCCGCATTCTGGAGCTTGAGCCGGGCGGAGTTCATACGCTCGTCACCGGGGATTGCGAGTGGATCGTCCTGCCGTTGACCGGTGGCTGTACGGTGCATACGGCAGGTGGCACCTTTGAACTGCTGGGCCGGGAAAGCGTGTTCAGCGGGGTGAGTGATTTCGCCTACGTGCCGCGCGACGACCGAGCGCAGATCTCCTCCGGCGCAGGAGGCCGCTTCGCCCTGGCAGGAGCGAAGTGCGAGCGACGACTCCCCGCTCGCTACGGCCCCGCGCCGGAGGTACCCGTCGAACTGCGCGGCAGCGGCACCTGCTCGCGCCAGGTCAACAACTTCGCGGCCGCCGACACCTTCGTGTGCGACCGCCTGATCGCCGTGGAAGTCCTCACGCCCGGCGGCAACTGGTCCTCCTACCCGCCCCACAAGCACGACGAGCACGTCCCGGGCGAGGAGTGCGAGCTGGAGGAGATCTACTACTTCGAGGTGGAGGGCGGCGGCCTCGGCTACCACCGGGTCTCCCCGTCGCACGAGGGCGGTACGGATGTCCTCGCCGAGGTGGCCGACGGCGACGCGGTCCTCATCCCCGACGGCTGGCACGGCCCGTCCATCGCCCCGCCCGGCCGCACGCTGTACTACCTGAACGTCATGGCGGGGCCGGGGGAGGAGCGGGCCTGGCTGATCCGCGACCATCCGGACCACGGATGGATCCGCGACACCTGGCGACACGAACCGGTCGACGCCAGACTGCCGCTGTACACGGCGCATCCGCAGACGGCCCGCCCGGACACGGCGCATCCGTCGCCCGGCCCGGAGGTAACAGGTTGA